One Turneriella parva DSM 21527 genomic region harbors:
- a CDS encoding phosphatase PAP2 family protein has protein sequence MGALLVIRSESPVKTPQIRIFAVLFFFLLAAGSDTPAAEKLPRLDFSTYEKPAALHPFSILGKNATDCFWGTSTYLHLGAFATTVVMVKTPADRDIQTYFQKESPLGQPFAFAMLRLGDATSFVLGISGYLIGVWQDHRRFTGAGAAATQAVLLNGGFVGSLKVITGRHRPGEFALADDFFPSIDERIDNFRFRHSYPSGHTSTSFAFVASQHAYYPEHKWIPWVGYPIAAAIGVGMIEGDYHWTSEVVAGAIIGTTIGYITGKNFRAEYERRQNGTSEDEVDAYRRKQKALGFFISPTISNGRYAASVTWYW, from the coding sequence TTGGGGGCTCTGTTGGTTATTCGTTCTGAAAGCCCCGTAAAGACACCCCAAATTCGCATTTTTGCCGTTTTGTTTTTTTTTCTGCTGGCAGCAGGTTCTGACACCCCGGCAGCGGAGAAACTACCGCGACTCGATTTTTCGACGTATGAAAAACCGGCCGCACTGCACCCGTTCAGCATTCTGGGCAAGAATGCGACCGATTGTTTCTGGGGTACTTCGACCTACTTGCACCTTGGCGCGTTCGCCACAACTGTGGTGATGGTCAAGACGCCTGCCGACCGCGACATACAGACTTATTTCCAGAAAGAAAGTCCGCTCGGTCAGCCGTTCGCGTTTGCGATGCTGCGGCTCGGCGATGCCACATCTTTCGTTCTCGGTATCTCTGGCTATCTGATCGGCGTCTGGCAAGACCACCGGCGCTTTACCGGCGCGGGTGCGGCGGCGACGCAGGCAGTGCTGCTGAACGGCGGCTTTGTCGGTTCGCTTAAGGTAATTACCGGCAGACACCGCCCGGGCGAATTTGCCTTGGCTGACGATTTTTTCCCAAGCATCGATGAGCGCATCGATAACTTTCGCTTTCGCCATTCGTATCCCTCGGGGCATACCTCCACTTCGTTTGCTTTCGTCGCCTCGCAGCACGCGTACTACCCCGAACACAAATGGATTCCCTGGGTCGGGTACCCGATTGCAGCGGCTATCGGCGTTGGCATGATTGAAGGCGACTACCACTGGACTTCAGAGGTCGTGGCGGGAGCAATCATCGGCACAACGATCGGCTACATCACGGGCAAAAACTTTCGTGCTGAATATGAACGCCGCCAGAACGGTACTTCAGAAGATGAGGTGGATGCCTATCGTAGAAAACAGAAGGCGCTGGGCTTTTTCATCTCGCCGACGATCAGCAATGGCAGATATGCCGCATCGGTGACCTGGTACTGGTGA
- a CDS encoding transposase produces MRENLASLNSPLVSRKLSENTCQTGIRTDPNPQSQPIRAIPSANQSYHANYAYQVLLLLYPKFCPTHNQPLTKSISTRAYSIRCSHPDCQHQQSRFSHTPLHHFKLPIWMFGWALHESIARYPQVLSASEIERRLGISKNSALLLKRRLQLFASDQMEKVKSLMQRELTEKFPDSASGETKLPPTAGDQHVSTVLGDRPVPQADSCVLYSASQRANQGRKRHKHTGQTASIYLANKLGGKQVGTLVHTLSWKGGPIIYDSIPNNQAQTLRPLLDKYIPKNVPLFTDEGYKFYYRINRNHRMVNHNRKSADPRYKWARNRWSINGIHNQVAEGNHRNLKYHFTAGYSYIRPEFSQLYLNEYAFWKSLKYYGWSKLIDQRLRDHLENSQTQRSAQEQVEQSSRSATGTKGSCGSTATTLTSDFPVQLQYPRPMKPYVRRTPNAKRKDNTARNEARIPQESTQEYSPQKTKTQNFVDNFKNPESSIDSRRALNLPSSNAIASQDAIAFPSREQNKYVLSSPIAVSANLSSGSSLSKVTGSNPAFRIIESEQVPTSATGSDSFAVSPDPTSLGFVSLRFCEILDSNQ; encoded by the coding sequence ATGCGTGAGAATCTCGCTTCGCTAAATAGCCCCCTAGTATCGAGAAAGCTATCGGAAAATACCTGCCAAACGGGCATACGGACGGATCCGAATCCACAAAGTCAGCCTATAAGGGCTATTCCCTCTGCCAACCAATCTTACCACGCGAACTATGCGTATCAGGTATTGCTACTCCTGTACCCCAAGTTCTGCCCGACCCACAATCAGCCCCTGACAAAGTCCATTTCCACCAGGGCATACTCTATTCGTTGTTCACACCCAGACTGTCAGCACCAGCAATCACGCTTCAGCCACACCCCCCTGCACCATTTCAAACTCCCCATCTGGATGTTTGGCTGGGCCCTGCACGAATCCATTGCGCGATATCCCCAAGTTTTGTCCGCTTCTGAAATAGAGCGCCGGCTCGGTATCTCAAAGAACTCCGCCCTGCTCCTAAAACGCAGGCTTCAACTATTCGCCTCCGACCAGATGGAGAAAGTTAAATCTCTGATGCAAAGAGAGCTAACCGAAAAGTTTCCTGACTCCGCCTCCGGCGAAACCAAACTACCACCCACCGCAGGCGATCAACACGTCTCTACCGTTCTCGGCGACCGACCTGTTCCCCAAGCCGACTCTTGTGTCCTGTACTCAGCCTCCCAACGCGCAAACCAGGGACGTAAGCGGCACAAGCACACCGGTCAGACAGCATCCATCTACCTTGCAAACAAACTCGGCGGAAAACAAGTCGGGACACTCGTCCACACCCTGTCCTGGAAAGGCGGTCCTATCATATACGACTCAATCCCCAACAACCAGGCTCAAACACTCCGACCCTTATTAGACAAGTATATACCAAAGAACGTGCCCCTGTTCACCGACGAAGGCTACAAGTTCTACTACCGAATCAATCGAAACCACCGGATGGTGAATCACAACAGAAAGTCCGCAGACCCCCGTTACAAATGGGCACGTAATCGTTGGTCAATCAACGGGATCCACAACCAGGTCGCCGAAGGCAACCACCGAAACCTGAAGTACCACTTCACCGCAGGTTACTCATACATCCGACCAGAGTTCAGTCAGCTGTACCTGAACGAATACGCCTTCTGGAAGAGCTTAAAGTATTACGGCTGGAGTAAGCTCATAGACCAGAGATTAAGAGACCACTTAGAAAACAGCCAGACTCAAAGGTCGGCACAAGAACAGGTAGAGCAAAGCTCCCGCAGCGCAACCGGAACCAAAGGTTCCTGCGGTTCTACCGCAACTACACTTACTTCAGATTTCCCTGTCCAGCTTCAGTACCCCAGACCCATGAAGCCATACGTTCGAAGAACACCCAACGCTAAACGCAAAGATAACACAGCCAGGAACGAAGCTCGAATTCCACAGGAGTCGACCCAAGAATATTCACCCCAGAAGACAAAAACTCAAAACTTTGTTGACAACTTCAAAAATCCCGAATCGTCTATAGATTCCCGACGAGCGTTAAATCTTCCTTCTTCCAATGCGATAGCATCCCAAGATGCAATCGCATTCCCCTCAAGAGAACAAAACAAATACGTTCTCTCTTCCCCGATTGCAGTTTCTGCAAACCTGTCTTCAGGATCTTCTCTTTCTAAGGTCACTGGTTCGAATCCTGCATTTCGCATTATCGAAAGTGAGCAAGTCCCAACATCGGCAACCGGATCTGACAGCTTCGCTGTCAGCCCGGACCCGACAAGTTTGGGGTTTGTGAGCTTGAGATTTTGCGAAATACTGGATTCGAACCAGTGA
- a CDS encoding PD-(D/E)XK nuclease family protein translates to MLEQFLKEYRQLASAPTEPETAPDLSAFLSDYARLPPDRKRPPKSFLDIIRRPFDENTITDYLAYLLDFDHSEEALAIINWFWNRGNQDPLPIAPADISSFRVKREHTFSDSGRIDLLVFLNGTHLLAVENKIFSGEGISQTESYAASLDEEFPEFKKSMILLSPYSMKPSSDRFVNVLYSELIEYLRSLKYSNKLNASTTENFIYHFEEHFMNKTKFDLSEKSLVYLRHKREIEDVRAAFEKDSEAIFEIAMSFPLKHLAQQTRTQWTQNTNPNRHYQQFTKDSWEAKNDLYFHFEYYLTADSLLRSGAIEFMLHVEGKNNATFFQQFEKEFNQLPEEYRNKGLDYRPRGNRNALASKSYNYEVNPEKLDASAMETFFNETIEDFAFLIPLVDRMSLKH, encoded by the coding sequence ATGTTGGAGCAGTTTCTCAAGGAATACAGACAGCTGGCGTCGGCACCCACAGAACCTGAAACGGCTCCTGATTTGTCCGCTTTTCTCAGCGATTATGCCCGCTTGCCTCCCGATCGCAAGAGACCGCCAAAATCCTTTCTCGACATCATTCGCAGACCGTTCGATGAAAACACTATTACAGACTACCTCGCCTACCTTTTAGATTTCGACCACAGCGAAGAAGCCCTGGCCATAATAAACTGGTTCTGGAATCGCGGAAATCAAGATCCGTTGCCGATAGCTCCAGCCGACATCAGCAGCTTTCGCGTAAAGCGCGAGCATACCTTCTCGGACTCTGGCCGCATCGATTTACTGGTGTTCTTGAACGGCACGCACCTGTTGGCAGTGGAAAACAAGATATTCTCAGGAGAAGGCATAAGCCAGACGGAGTCGTATGCAGCCTCACTGGATGAGGAATTCCCTGAATTTAAAAAATCCATGATACTTCTGAGTCCATACTCGATGAAGCCGTCGTCCGACAGGTTTGTCAATGTTCTATATTCAGAACTAATTGAATACCTGCGGTCGCTCAAGTATTCAAACAAACTCAATGCATCGACAACCGAGAACTTCATTTATCATTTTGAGGAGCATTTCATGAATAAGACCAAATTCGACCTGTCTGAGAAATCCCTGGTTTATCTCAGGCACAAGCGAGAAATTGAGGATGTTAGAGCAGCGTTTGAAAAAGACTCAGAAGCGATTTTTGAAATCGCGATGTCTTTTCCCCTGAAACACCTGGCTCAACAGACGCGAACGCAATGGACACAGAATACGAATCCGAATCGCCATTATCAGCAATTCACCAAAGACTCCTGGGAGGCAAAGAATGACCTCTATTTTCACTTTGAATATTACCTGACTGCCGATTCTTTGCTAAGGTCTGGCGCCATAGAATTCATGCTCCATGTCGAAGGGAAGAACAACGCAACGTTTTTCCAACAATTCGAAAAAGAATTCAACCAATTGCCCGAAGAATACAGAAATAAGGGATTGGATTACCGCCCCCGTGGTAACCGGAACGCCCTGGCTTCAAAATCTTACAATTACGAAGTGAATCCAGAGAAGCTAGACGCCTCGGCGATGGAGACATTTTTTAACGAAACGATTGAGGATTTCGCGTTCCTGATTCCTCTAGTGGATCGAATGTCCCTGAAACACTGA